The following coding sequences lie in one Silene latifolia isolate original U9 population chromosome 5, ASM4854445v1, whole genome shotgun sequence genomic window:
- the LOC141657262 gene encoding putative methyltransferase PMT7 gives MGTTEFLTWAKPESIKGQTIMVGLILMAASFYAGTLFANNPPLLQDFSNSSPSHNFSLGSSRFTNRVALTYRRTPLIIPQSGMNVCPINFNEHIPCHDPSYVKKLLPTLDASRKEELERHCPPSEKRLFCLVPPPKDYKIPIRWPVSRDYVWRSNVNHTHLAEVKGGQNWVHEKDELWWFPGGGTHFKHGATEYIDRLGNMTTNETGDLRSAGVFQVLDVGCGVASFGAYLLQLGIQTMSFAPKDGHENQIQFALERGIGTMIAAISTKQLPYPTSSFDMVHCSRCRVDWHENDGILLREVDRLLRPNGYFVYSAPPAYRKDKDYPIIWDKLVNITTAMCWKLIAKKVQTAIWVKPGDQSCVRHNAEKNLVKICDVTDISKPSWYTPLGNCVTFSEQTNVNRLPPPPERLSVYYESLSKSGISREHFATDTLFWQNQVQKYWMLMNVNQTEIRNVMDMNARLGGFAASLTTYPVWVMNVVPSTIDNTLSAIYNRGLLGVFHDWCESFSTYPRTYDLLHANYLLSHYKNRGNGCQLEDIMMEMDRILRPQGFVIIRDEESITTRVKALAPKFLWDVSSYQLEDKQKQPETVLICRKKFWAIV, from the exons ATGGGAACAACTGAATTTCTGACATGGGCAAAACCGGAATCAATCAAAGGCCAAACAATAATGGTGGGTTTGATTTTAATGGCAGCTTCGTTTTATGCAGGCACCCTTTTTGCTAATAATCCTCCTCTTTTACAAGATTTCTCTAATTCTTCACCTTCTCATAATTTTTCCCTTG GTTCCTCAAGGTTTACAAATAGAGTTGCTCTAACTTATCGGAGAACGCCATTGATAATCCCTCAATCAGGGATGAATGTATGCCCAATAAACTTTAATGAGCATATTCCTTGCCATGACCCTTCCTATGTTAAAAAGTTGCTCCCGACACTAGATGCGTCAAGGAAGGAGGAACTGGAAAGACATTGCCCCCCTTCCGAGAAGCGTTTATTCTGTTTGGTGCCACCTCCCAAGGATTATAAAATACCAATTAGGTGGCCAGTTAGTAGAGATTACGTTTGGAGGAGTAATGTGAATCATACTCATCTTGCCGaagtgaaaggaggccaaaattGGGTGCATGAAAAGGATGAGTTGTGGTGGTTCCCCGGTGGTGGTACTCATTTCAAGCATGGAGCCACTGAATATATTGATAG GTTAGGAAATATGACCACTAATGAGACAGGTGATCTGCGTTCTGCAGGGGTGTTTCAGGTCCTAGATGTTGGTTGTGGTGTTGCTAGCTTTGGGGCGTATTTGCTTCAATTGGGTATACAGACTATGTCATTTGCACCTAAGGATGGTCATGAAAATCAAATCCAGTTTGCTTTAGAACGAGGAATTGGGACAATGATTGCTGCCATATCCACAAAACAACTTCCTTACCCGACGAGCTCCTTTGACATGGTACATTGTTCAAGATGTCGCGTTGATTGGCATGAAAATG ATGGCATTCTGTTGAGAGAAGTTGATCGCCTATTAAGACCCAATGGATACTTTGTGTACTCTGCACCTCCAGCATATAGAAAGGATAAAGATTACCCCATTATATGGGATAAGTTGGTGAATATAACAACAGCCATGTGCTGGAAGCTCATAGCCAAGAAAGTTCAGACAGCAATCTGGGTTAAACCAGGAGATCAGTCATGTGTGCGACACAATGCCGAGAAGAACCTTGTCAAAATCTGTGATGTTACAGACATTTCTAAGCCATCATGGTATACGCCATTGGGTAATTGCGTAACATTTAGTGAACAAACAAATGTTAATAGACTTCCTCCACCACCAGAGCGTTTGTCAGTGTATTATGAGAGTCTCAGCAAATCAG GTATTAGTCGAGAACACTTTGCCACAGACACGCTGTTTTGGCAGAATCAAGTTCAAAAGTACTGGATGTTGATGAATGTTAACCAGACAGAGATTCGAAATGTGATGGACATGAATGCTCGTTTAGGTGGTTTTGCTGCATCTTTAACAACATATCCTGTTTGGGTAATGAATGTGGTTCCGTCAACCATAGATAATACATTGTCTGCAATCTACAACCGGGGTTTGCTAGGTGTTTTTCATGATTG GTGTGAGTCTTTCTCAACATATCCTCGAACATACGACCTTTTGCATGCAAATTATCTCCTCTCTCATTACAAAAATCGTGGGAATGGCTGTCAACTGGAAGATATAATGATGGAAATGGACCGTATTCTGAGACCGCAG GGTTTTGTAATTATAAGGGATGAGGAATCGATCACGACAAGAGTTAAGGCTCTGGCACCCAAATTCCTTTGGGATGTGAGCTCGTACCAGTTGGAGGACAAACAGAAGCAGCCTGAAACTGTGCTAATATGTAGGAAGAAATTCTGGGCAATTGTGTAA